A single region of the Ruficoccus amylovorans genome encodes:
- the purH gene encoding bifunctional phosphoribosylaminoimidazolecarboxamide formyltransferase/IMP cyclohydrolase, with amino-acid sequence MSKWALISVSDKTGLVDFAKGLVEQHGYGILSTGGTAKLLREQGLPVTDVSEYTGFPEMMEGRIKTLHPKVHGGLLCRRDKEDHLAQAKEHGIDMIDLVCVNLYPFEETVARRDCTFEEAIENIDIGGPSMLRSAAKNHASVTVVCDADDYAPVLDALAAGGDALTLLRRKLALKVFQRTSSYDGAIAAYLEGQVGESSALGLPERLSLQLPRAQVLRYGENPHQQAALYGRFHECFEQLQGKELSYNNIIDITAATYLIGEFEKPTVAILKHTNPCGVASEMDLLTCWEQAFETDKQAPFGGIIVSNRTIDADLAKVIAGIFCEVIIAPEFTPAAREVFGKKKNLRLMVARDYLRADSLTEVKSVVGGLLLQDRDQYPDKPSDWKVVTERQPTEEEWAAMRFGWKVVKHVKSNAIVYAGAERTLGIGAGQMSRVDSSQIAVWKAGQAGLSLKGSVVASDAFFPFADGLIAAAEAGATAAIQPGGSVRDEEVIKAANERGLAMVFTGKRHFKH; translated from the coding sequence ATGAGTAAATGGGCGCTAATTTCGGTCAGCGATAAAACCGGCCTCGTGGATTTCGCGAAGGGCCTCGTCGAACAACACGGCTACGGCATCCTCTCCACCGGGGGCACGGCCAAGCTCCTGCGGGAGCAGGGGCTCCCCGTCACCGACGTGAGCGAGTACACCGGCTTTCCGGAAATGATGGAGGGGCGGATCAAGACCCTGCACCCGAAGGTCCACGGCGGCCTGCTCTGCCGCCGCGATAAGGAGGACCACCTCGCCCAGGCCAAGGAGCACGGGATCGACATGATCGACCTGGTCTGCGTGAACCTTTATCCCTTTGAGGAAACCGTCGCTCGCCGCGACTGCACGTTTGAGGAAGCCATCGAAAACATCGACATCGGCGGCCCCTCCATGCTCCGTTCCGCCGCGAAGAACCACGCCAGCGTGACCGTTGTCTGTGACGCGGACGACTACGCGCCCGTGCTCGACGCCCTCGCCGCCGGTGGCGACGCGCTCACCCTCCTGCGCCGCAAGCTCGCGCTCAAGGTCTTCCAGCGCACCTCCTCCTACGACGGTGCCATCGCCGCCTACCTCGAAGGCCAGGTGGGCGAAAGCTCGGCCCTCGGCCTGCCCGAGCGCCTGAGCCTTCAGCTCCCCCGCGCCCAGGTCCTGCGCTATGGCGAAAACCCCCACCAGCAGGCGGCGCTCTACGGGCGCTTCCACGAGTGCTTCGAGCAGCTTCAGGGGAAGGAACTTTCCTACAACAACATCATCGACATCACCGCCGCCACTTACCTGATCGGCGAGTTCGAGAAGCCCACCGTCGCCATCCTCAAGCACACCAACCCCTGCGGCGTGGCCAGCGAGATGGACCTGCTCACCTGCTGGGAACAGGCCTTCGAGACGGACAAGCAGGCTCCCTTCGGCGGTATCATCGTCTCGAACCGCACCATCGACGCCGATCTGGCCAAGGTGATTGCCGGGATTTTCTGCGAAGTCATCATCGCGCCCGAGTTCACGCCCGCCGCGCGCGAGGTTTTCGGGAAAAAGAAGAACCTGCGCCTGATGGTCGCCCGCGACTACCTCAGAGCCGACTCGCTGACCGAGGTCAAGTCCGTCGTCGGTGGCCTGCTCCTGCAGGACCGCGACCAGTACCCGGACAAGCCCTCGGACTGGAAGGTCGTGACCGAACGCCAGCCCACGGAAGAGGAATGGGCGGCCATGCGCTTTGGCTGGAAAGTCGTCAAACACGTCAAGTCCAACGCCATCGTTTACGCCGGGGCCGAGCGCACGCTGGGCATCGGTGCCGGACAGATGAGCCGGGTGGACAGCTCCCAGATCGCCGTCTGGAAGGCCGGTCAGGCCGGACTGTCGCTCAAGGGCTCGGTGGTCGCCTCCGACGCGTTCTTCCCCTTCGCCGACGGCCTCATCGCCGCCGCCGAGGCCGGGGCCACCGCCGCCATCCAGCCGGGCGGCTCCGTCCGCGACGAGGAAGTCATCAAGGCCGCCAACGAACGCGGCCTGGCCATGGTCTTCACCGGTAAACGGCATTTCAAACATTGA